Below is a genomic region from Pseudomonas sp. JQ170C.
CTTCAAGAGCCTGAAAGAAGGCCAGCAGGTTTCTTTCATCGCTACCCGCGGTCAGAAAGGCATGCAGGCTGAAGAAGTAGAAGTTATCTAACTTCCGCTTTACAGCTTGAAAAAAGCCCCGCCCTTAACAGGCGGGGCTTTTTTATGCCCTGGATTTGGGGTTTTCGCGGGGCAAGCCCGCTCCTACGGGTAGGAGCGGGCTTGCCCCGCGATGAATACCTCAATCCTCGCTGATGGTGATGCTCGGCATCGCCGGCGCAGCCGCTTCCTGCAATACAATCCGCGCGCCCACCTGGCGAGCCAACTCCTGGTACACCATGGCAATCTGGCTTTCCGGTTCGGCAATGGCCGTCGGCTTGCCGCTGTCAGCCTGCTCGCGAATCAGCATCGACAGCGGCAACGAGGCCAGCAGTTCAACACCATATTGCGCCGCAAGCTTCTCGCCACCGCCCTCACCGAACAGATGCTCGGCATGACCACAGTTCGAGCAGATGTGCACAGCCATGTTCTCTACCACGCCCAGCACCGGGATGTTGACCTTGCGGAACATTTCGACCCCCTTCTTGGCGTCGAGCAGTGCCAGGTCCTGCGGGGTGGTAACGATCACCGAGCCTGCCACCGGCACTTTCTGCGCCAGGGTCAGCTGGATGTCACCGGTGCCCGGCGGCATGTCGATCACCAGGTAGTCGAGGTTGTCCCAGGCAGTCTGGGTGACCAGTTGCAGCAAGGCCCCGGACACCATCGGACCGCGCCAGACCATCGGCGTGTTGTCATCGGTCAGGAACGCCATCGACATCACTTCCACACCGTGGGCCTTGAGCGGCACGAACCACTTCTGGTCACGGATTTGCGGGCGAGTGCGCTCGGGGATACCGAACATCACACCCTGGCTCGGGCCGTAGATGTCCGCATCCAGAATGCCCACGCGGGCACCTTCACGCGATAGCGCCAGCGCCAGGTTGGCGGCAGTGGTGGATTTGCCCACCCCGCCCTTGCCCGACGCCACGGCAATGATGTTCTTGACGTTGGCCAGGCCCGGAATCTGGGCCTGGGCCTTGTGTTCGGCAATCACGCAGGTGATCTCGACTTTGGCCGCCGCAACACCGTCGATTCCCTCGACAGCCGTTTGCAGGACCTGCGCCCAACCATTCTTGAACAGACCGGCGGCATAACCGAGTTGCAGCTGGACATTGACCCGGTCGCCCTGGATTTCAATGGCCTGCACACAGCCGGCGCTGACCGGGTCCTGGTTCAGGTAAGGGTCGGTGTACTGGCGAAGAACGGCTTCGACGGCTGCGCGAGTGACGGCACTCATGGAGACTCCCGTGATAAAGACTGAGCAAAACAGGCGACTATGCTAACCCGCGAAACATCCATAGATACGCACATGGGGTGAAATAAATTTCCCGGCGTTTTATAGTGGCCGATCACCGTTTCATCTCAAGTAGCCGAAAAAAGTAGCCGAGCCCCCATGTCCGAGCCCCGTCAGATTCTCGTCACCAGCGCCCTGCCCTATGCCAATGGTTCGATCCACCTTGGCCATATGCTCGAGTACATCCAGACAGACATGTGGGTGCGCTTCCAGAAGCATCGCGGCAACCAGTGCGTGTATGTCTGTGCAGACGACGCCCATGGGTCGGCCATCATGCTGCGCGCCGAGAAGGAAGGCATCACCCCCGAGCAACTGATTGCCGCCGTTCAGGCAGAGCACAGCGGGGATTTCGCTGACTTCCTGGTGGATTTCGACAACTTCCACTCGACCCACGCCGAAGAAAACCGCGAGCTGTCGAGCCAGATCTACCTCAAGCTGCGTGATGCCGGGCACATTGCCACCCGCTCGATCACCCAGTACTTCGACCCGGACAAGAAAATGTTCCTGGCCGACCGTTTCATCAAGGGGACCTGCCCCAAGTGTGCCGCCGACGACCAGTACGGCGACAACTGCGAAAAATGCGGTGCCACCTACGCACCCACCGAGCTGAAGAACCCCAAGTCGGCGATTTCCGGCGCCACCCCGGTGCTCAAGGATTCCCAGCACTTCTTCTTCAAGCTGCCTGACTTCCAGGCCATGCTCCAGCAGTGGACCCGCAGCGGTACCCTGCAAGACGCCGTGGCCAACAAGATCGCCGAGTGGCTGGATGCTGGCCTGCAGGAATGGGACATCTCCCGTGACGCCCCGTACTTCGGCTTCGAGATCCCTGACGAGCCCGGCAAGTACTTCTATGTCTGGCTGGATGCGCCGATCGGCTACATGGCCAGCTTCAAGAACCTGTGTGCCCGCCGCCCGGAGCTGGACTTCGACGCGTTCTGGAACAAGGACTCCAAGGCCGAGCTGTACCACTTCATCGGCAAGGACATCGTCAACTTCCACGCCCTGTTCTGGCCTGCCATGCTCGAAGGCGCCGGCTACCGCAAGCCGACCGGCATCAACGTCCACGGCTACCTGACCGTCAACGGCTCGAAGATGTCCAAATCGCGCGGCACCTTCATCAAGGCCCGCACCTACCTGGACCATCTGTCGCCGGAATACCTGCGCTACTACTACGCGGCCAAGCTCGGTCGCGGCGTCGATGACCTGGACCTGAACCTGGAAGACTTCGTCCAGAAGGTCAACTCCGACCTGGTCGGCAAGGTGGTCAACATCGCCAGCCGCTGCGCCGGCTTCATCCACAAGGGCAATGACGGTGTGATGGTCGACGGCGACGCCGCGCCAGAGCTGACCGAAGCCTTCCTCGCCGCCGCGCCGAGCATTGCCGAAGCCTACGAAGGCCGCGACTTTGCCCGTGCCATGCGCGAGATCATGGGCCTGGCCGACCGTGCCAATGCCTGGATCGCCGACAAGGCCCCCTGGTCGCTGGCCAAGCAGGAAGGCAAGCAGGACGAAGTGCAGGCCATCTGCGCCCAAGGCATCAACCTGTTCCGCCAGCTGGTGATTTTCCTCAAGCCTGTGCTGCCGTTGCTGGCCGCCGACGCCGAGGCCTTCCTCAACGTCGCGCCACTGACCTGGGCCGATCACCAGACTCGCCTGACCAACCACAAGCTGAACCCGTTCAAGGCCCTGATGAGCCGCATCGACCCGGTCAAGGTCGAGGCCATGGTTGCAGCCTCCAAGGAAGACCTGGCTGCCAGCCAGACCAGCGTCGTGACCGGCAACGGTGAACTGGCCAAGGACCCGCTGTCGGCCGAGATCGACTTCGACACCTTCGCCGCCGTCGACCTGCGCGTAGCGCTGATCCTCAAGGCTGAAGCCGTGGAAGGCGCCGACAAGCTGCTGCGCCTGACCCTGGATATCGGTGACGAACAGCGCAATGTGTTCTCCGGCATCAAGTCGGCCTACCCGGACCCGGCCAAGCTTGAAGGTCGCCTGACCATGATGATCGCCAACCTCAAGCCGCGCAAAATGCGCTTTGGCATCTCCGAAGGCATGGTGATGGCAGCAGGCCCGGGCGGCGAAGAGATCTACCTGCTCAGCCCCGACAGCGGTGCCAAGCCAGGCCAGCGCATCAAGTAAGCCCCACGCCCCGGACGTTTGCGTCCGGGGCGTTCTCTTCCTCCCGTCATTGCCGGATAATGGCGAACAGCCCTGGCATTCGGCACCTCCATGAGCGAACTCATCCTGGCCCTGATCAGCGCCGCGCTGATCAACAACCTGGTCTTGCACCAGGCACTGGCCCTAGACCCGCTGCTACAAGCCCCGGTCGAAAGCGACCGCCGCAGGGTACATGCCCTGGGCCTGGCTACGCTGGTGCTGCTGGTTCTCACCACCAGCCTGGGTCAGTTGCTCTACCGTTATGCCCTGCAACCCTTGCAGCTGGACTACCTGCGTTTGTTTGTGTTCCTGCCCCTGTGTGTACTGCTGATCGAGCCGCTGCTCGGCTGGCTGTCACGCATGTTGCCTGCCCTGCCCTTGCGCGACCTGAGGCCGTTATTGCTGGGCAATGTGGCGCTGCTGGGCTTGACCCTGCAAGTCTCTCAAGACGGGTACGGGGTGCTGCAGACCTTGGCCTGGGGCTTGGGCGGCGGACTGGGATTCTGGCTGGCACTCGGTCTTTTCGACGACCTGCGCCAGCGTAGCGAGCATGACGGGATACCCCTGGCCTTTCGCGGCCTGCCCATCGAGCTGATCGGGGCAGGCGTAATGGCCTTGGCGTTTCTCGGCTTCAACGGATTATTTACATCATGAGTCTGATTCAACGCATCGACGCCCTGCTGCCGCAAACCCAGTGCGGGAAGTGCGGCCACCCTGGCTGCAAGCCTTATGCAGAGGGGCTGGCCAAGGGCGAAGCGATCAATAAGTGCCCACCCGGTGGTAGCGAAACCATCGCTGCGCTGGCCAGCCTGCTGCAGGTTCCGGTCGTTGCCCTGGACCCGGAGCGCGGCACCGCCCCGCCGCAAGTCGCCTACATCCGTGAAGCAGAGTGCATTGGCTGCACCAAATGCATCCAGGCCTGCCCAGTGGATGCCATCGTCGGCGCAGCCAAACTGATGCACACGGTGATCAGCGCCGAATGCACCGGCTGCGACCTGTGCGTGGCACCGTGTCCGGTGGACTGCATTGACCTGCTACCACTGACCGCCACCAGCAACATCGTGCCGATTGTCGGCGGGCTGGCCCAGGACGCCGACACCCTGGCCACGCGTACCCGCAAACGCAACCACGCCCGACGCCGCTTCGAGCTGCGCAACAGCCGCCTGGAGCGCGAAGAGGCACGCAAGCAGGCCGAGCGTGCGGCCCGCAGCCAGCGCACCGCGGTGCCAGGCACTGCCAGCCCCGGCGCGACTGCCGATGACCCGATCAAGGCCGCCATCGAACGGGTCAAGGCGCAGAAAGCTGCCGCTGCCGATGCCGCCCTGAAACAAGCCAAGATCGCCGCTGCCATGAGCCGTGCCCAGCTGAGCAAGGCACGGGCTGCCTTTGGTGCCACGCCAAACGACGCCCAGCAGGCCCAGCTGGCGGAACTGGAGCAAGCGGCCGAACACGCCCAGGCGCGCCTGCACGCCCTGCAACCGGTTACCGACCATGCCAGCCACTGATCCCAGCGAACGCCTGCGCAGCACGATGTCACTGGTGCTGCTGGCGTGCATGCCGGGTGTGCTGGCGCTGCTCTGGCAACACGGCTGGGGGATGCTGTTCAACCTTGCGCTGTGCGCAGGCTCGGCGCTGGCCAGCGAGGCCCTTTCACTCAAGCTGCAACAACGCCCGGTGCTGCCTTCGCTCAATGACGGCAGCGCCCTGGTCAGCGCCTGCCTGCTGGCCATTGCCTTGCCCGCCTACGCCCCCTGGTGGGTGCCGGTCGTCGCCACTGCAAGTGCCATTGCCCTGGGCAAGCAGCTTTACGGGGGTGTTGGCAGGAACCCGTTCAACCCGGCGATGCTCGGCTATGCCGTGGTGCTGCTCACCTTCCCGCAGACCATGACCCAATGGCCCGGCCCACAGTTGCCGGACCTGGCTTCCAGCCTGCACTCGGTGTTTGCCTGGAGCGGTACCGATCAACCCGACGCCTGGGCCCAGGCCACAGTCCTCGATACCCTGCGCAACAACCGCAGCCTGACCCTGGACGAGCTGTTCGCCAGTCATCCAGGCTTTGGACATTTCGGCGGCAAGGGTAGCGAGTGGGTCAACCTGGCGTTTCTGTTCGGCGGCTTGCTGTTGCTGCAACGCAAGGTGTTCACCTGGCATGCACCGGTTGGCCTGCTGGCGAGCCTT
It encodes:
- the apbC gene encoding iron-sulfur cluster carrier protein ApbC, which encodes MSAVTRAAVEAVLRQYTDPYLNQDPVSAGCVQAIEIQGDRVNVQLQLGYAAGLFKNGWAQVLQTAVEGIDGVAAAKVEITCVIAEHKAQAQIPGLANVKNIIAVASGKGGVGKSTTAANLALALSREGARVGILDADIYGPSQGVMFGIPERTRPQIRDQKWFVPLKAHGVEVMSMAFLTDDNTPMVWRGPMVSGALLQLVTQTAWDNLDYLVIDMPPGTGDIQLTLAQKVPVAGSVIVTTPQDLALLDAKKGVEMFRKVNIPVLGVVENMAVHICSNCGHAEHLFGEGGGEKLAAQYGVELLASLPLSMLIREQADSGKPTAIAEPESQIAMVYQELARQVGARIVLQEAAAPAMPSITISED
- the metG gene encoding methionine--tRNA ligase, whose product is MSEPRQILVTSALPYANGSIHLGHMLEYIQTDMWVRFQKHRGNQCVYVCADDAHGSAIMLRAEKEGITPEQLIAAVQAEHSGDFADFLVDFDNFHSTHAEENRELSSQIYLKLRDAGHIATRSITQYFDPDKKMFLADRFIKGTCPKCAADDQYGDNCEKCGATYAPTELKNPKSAISGATPVLKDSQHFFFKLPDFQAMLQQWTRSGTLQDAVANKIAEWLDAGLQEWDISRDAPYFGFEIPDEPGKYFYVWLDAPIGYMASFKNLCARRPELDFDAFWNKDSKAELYHFIGKDIVNFHALFWPAMLEGAGYRKPTGINVHGYLTVNGSKMSKSRGTFIKARTYLDHLSPEYLRYYYAAKLGRGVDDLDLNLEDFVQKVNSDLVGKVVNIASRCAGFIHKGNDGVMVDGDAAPELTEAFLAAAPSIAEAYEGRDFARAMREIMGLADRANAWIADKAPWSLAKQEGKQDEVQAICAQGINLFRQLVIFLKPVLPLLAADAEAFLNVAPLTWADHQTRLTNHKLNPFKALMSRIDPVKVEAMVAASKEDLAASQTSVVTGNGELAKDPLSAEIDFDTFAAVDLRVALILKAEAVEGADKLLRLTLDIGDEQRNVFSGIKSAYPDPAKLEGRLTMMIANLKPRKMRFGISEGMVMAAGPGGEEIYLLSPDSGAKPGQRIK
- a CDS encoding Rnf-Nqr domain containing protein; this encodes MSELILALISAALINNLVLHQALALDPLLQAPVESDRRRVHALGLATLVLLVLTTSLGQLLYRYALQPLQLDYLRLFVFLPLCVLLIEPLLGWLSRMLPALPLRDLRPLLLGNVALLGLTLQVSQDGYGVLQTLAWGLGGGLGFWLALGLFDDLRQRSEHDGIPLAFRGLPIELIGAGVMALAFLGFNGLFTS
- a CDS encoding RnfABCDGE type electron transport complex subunit D, producing the protein MPATDPSERLRSTMSLVLLACMPGVLALLWQHGWGMLFNLALCAGSALASEALSLKLQQRPVLPSLNDGSALVSACLLAIALPAYAPWWVPVVATASAIALGKQLYGGVGRNPFNPAMLGYAVVLLTFPQTMTQWPGPQLPDLASSLHSVFAWSGTDQPDAWAQATVLDTLRNNRSLTLDELFASHPGFGHFGGKGSEWVNLAFLFGGLLLLQRKVFTWHAPVGLLASLFVMSLLFWNGSGSDSNGSPLLHLLSGSTMLAAFFIATEPVSGPKSAQARLMFGIGVGVLIYLIRTWGSYPDGTAFAVLLMNLCVPALERWAERRQAVSP